In Corylus avellana chromosome ca2, CavTom2PMs-1.0, the following proteins share a genomic window:
- the LOC132171428 gene encoding germin-like protein subfamily 1 member 13, producing MMKGVHFLAIVALLSLASSFVSAFDPSPLQDICVAIDDPKSAVFVNGKFCKDLKDTKADDFYFSGLQIPGNTDNRVGSNVTTVNVDQIPGLNTLGISLVRIDYAPYGQNPPHTHPRATEILVVVEGTLLVGFVTSNPENRLFTKVLKKGDVFVFPIGLIHFQFNAGKTNAVAFAGLSSQNAGVITIANAVFGSNLPINSDVLAKAFQLDKNIIKDLQKKF from the exons ATGATGAAAGGAGTCCATTTCCTTGCAATTGTTGCTCTCTTGTCACTTGCATCCTCCTTTGTCTCTGCCTTCGATCCCAGCCCTCTTCAAGACATTTGTGTTGCAATTGATGACCCCAAATCTGCTG TGTTTGTGAATGGGAAATTCTGCAAGGATTTGAAGGATACCAAGGCCGATGATTTCTACTTCTCTGGGCTCCAAATTCCTGGAAATACAGACAATCGAGTTGGGTCAAATGTCACTACTGTGAATGTGGACCAAATCCCAGGCCTCAACACTCTAGGCATATCTTTGGTTCGCATTGACTATGCACCATATGGACAAAATCCTCCTCACACTCACCCTCGTGCGACTGAGATTCTGGTAGTCGTAGAAGGTACTCTGCTAGTTGGTTTTGTCACATCCAACCCAGAGAATCGTCTTTTCACCAAAGTTCTAAAGAAGGGAGATGTATTTGTGTTCCCAATTGGTCTCATTCACTTTCAGTTCAATGCGGGAAAGACTAATGCCGTAGCCTTTGCTGGTTTGAGCAGCCAAAATGCAGGAGTCATCACGATAGCAAATGCTGTTTTCGGATCTAATCTTCCCATCAACTCTGATGTTCTCGCCAAAGCTTTCCAACTTGACAAGAATATTATTAAAGATCTTCAGAAGAAGTTCTGA